A genomic segment from Montipora foliosa isolate CH-2021 chromosome 9, ASM3666993v2, whole genome shotgun sequence encodes:
- the LOC137972092 gene encoding nucleolar protein dao-5-like, with product MEGDGELMKMLMQADSPDEDIQGTLGDSSIVPPGGYPRPGLAFPSSHYGGMQQQLPTMGPQQQPSNFHSMNQSPMMQQDMDMVLQQQQYPQQPPGYGNGNYQGYNGGYQGPGPVSPQTRTQPMASYQGSYQAEHGYPQVPSANQAMGEFSPQAGPNQSMGITGPASLSLANLSAMSNRQHYYPDGYRMNQPVSPVHKQLQPSGGFLQPSRVPYSQQAQSYQSSSYPKKSSSSPGQNQMQGYNAASSYAPRSSTGMQMPGLPYQSPPSPYQPPHSPIMQPVTTSVPQQDGGLYGRPHETLTQPRPPFGPSQEQFQQQPQLQHPHSSCMFVQPGTAPSHSQYQPQQNVTGAKSAALSQRRASYPGQQGTRKMPSPPLKASPLPLSPLRNSNSPDFARAIQMGFEGRACAKAAAKKEKASLPSSIGSCHSAAVSKGKDVFPRNLSGSHKGLPRQKRSASDAASPSVSPPVTKRDEADGNVPKEEHLTENVQDPFQKDDKVERKEESTKPNGEVSKHSLGSHEGDGENNLKDSGDKEGVDSESQTTSDYFQAPTETKEPGIATSDKRKTPSDVQGIVATNKDDGGECSNATISDKNSADKYEACIAETQETEKVAIESMEIAKKDGTCVNVSDDSGAKGSDGKGVSNAENVKEDELICRPLTDKKDVSSLKLEKEYGDESSRVADVTNPSPSVSGRAKNEEEEEEEKEEKEEELIKHESDQSIIAAPDGPLSTTGRASQLRDRGFDDDIKVGNEAGETGPPENGDDNTGTGMHDYSIDTEGNAIGNIEKRKDDTADKEEMDVGERTEPSKECEELNREDKSLSETAKDNCLDTSVEGKEVATVHFQEGAKPQTTGGNPDKTVSDQNKRPSVSLRCEEHLSSDDDERLSVPQPSTCLPPVISKTQGIQTIEQPTITTRSAHCQATSVKATIIAKGTSSQNNQQVMVAKTTTGQMYLIQGNILVPVQSLNPKSAESSIKANSKVIIVNPVKMGAEATKPPHTTTKSSEGKAKSESDSSKTTDKEKLTKERIALVGNEAGVERIVNTDASGNLKNEPKKTLETSALVVGSKTPLSQAVQTTAIEKDRSVSKTETLTGKSPKSSPVKQKTISSPKKSGASSDDSIRTEQKFTGRGRPPGSKDKQKRKAFVHQPKRKGDDLDASLDEPLSKRKFLKTASVVKEMASSSSEPSTGSKTPVVIDIPTVNASKPPKKRKISSSSSPVKRISTRPRGGVDGDSWVCSLCGKRSGSNLLGDLFGPYKAKFTKEKTESSPVKDSKSPQKLSLSGRKSYTASDASADRKSNSSADVREEVETCDVDLWLHRDCGVWSPGVFMLGRTVHGLEQAVESAAQHKCTRCSEVGATLACFKRGCNEMFHYACARDSGCSFIEDNFTIFCSTHKC from the exons GGGTATAATGGAGGATATCAAGGTCCTGGACCTGTCTCACCTCAAACCCGGACACAACCTATGGCGTCATACCAGGGAAGTTATCAAGCAGAGCACGGATATCCTCAGGTGCCAAGTGCGAACCAAGCTATGGGAGAGTTTAGCCCTCAGGCTGGGCCTAATCAAAGTATGGGCATAACTGGACCAGCATCTCTGAGCCTGGCTAATCTGTCTGCCATGAGCAACCGGCAGCATTACTACCCAGATGGTTATAGGATGAATCAGCCAGTTTCTCCTGTGCATAAGCAGTTGCAGCCCAGTGGTGGATTTTTGCAGCCATCTCGAGTTCCGTATTCTCAGCAAGCTCAATCTTACCAATCCAGTTCATACCCTAAGAAGTCATCTTCCTCTCCAGGGCAAAACCAGATGCAGGGATATAACGCAGCGTCTTCATATGCACCTCGATCCAGCACTGGAATGCAGATGCCCGGCTTGCCATATCAGTCGCCGCCCAGTCCATACCAACCACCACACTCCCCCATAATGCAGCCAGTTACGACGTCAGTTCCACAGCAAGACGGAGGGCTTTATGGCAGGCCTCACGAAACCTTAACTCAACCACGACCTCCATTTGGACCAAGCCAAGAACAGTTTCAGCAGCAGCCGCAGCTGCAGCATCCACACAGTTCTTGTATGTTTGTTCAGCCAGGAACCGCGCCATCTCACTCACAATACCAACCTCAGCAGAATGTAACTGGTGCTAAGTCTGCAGCATTAAGCCAACGCAGGGCATCATACCCTGGACAACAGGGTACCAGGAAGATGCCTTCCCCGCCTCTAAAGGCTTCGCCACTGCCACTGTCCCCTTTGCGAAATTCCAACAGTCCCGATTTTGCAAGAGCTATTCAAATGGGATTTGAGGGTAGAGCTTGTGCCAAAGCTGCTGCCAAGAAAGAGAAGGCTTCCTTGCCATCTTCAATCGGTTCTTGTCACTCAGCAGCAGTATCTAAAGGAAAGGATGTTTTTCCTAGGAATTTGAGTGGCAGCCACAAGGGTTTGCCTCGTCAGAAAAGAAGTGCCTCGGATGCTGCAAGTCCTTCCGTCTCTCCTCCAGTCACCAAGAGGGATGAAGCAGATGGTAATGTACCTAAAGAAGAGCACTTAACCGAGAATGTCCAGGATCCCTTCCAGAAAGATGACAAAgtggaaagaaaggaagagtCCACAAAACCAAACGGTGAAGTTTCAAAACATTCTCTCGGCAGCCATGAAGGAGATGGTGAGAATAACTTAAAAGACTCGGGTGACAAAGAGGGAGTCGACTCCGAGAGCCAGACAACATCAGATTATTTCCAAGCTCCAACCGAAACAAAGGAACCAGGGATTGCAACTTCAGACAAGAGGAAAACACCATCAGATGTACAGGGGATTGTTGCCACCAACAAAGATGACGGGGGAGAGTGTTCTAATGCTACAATCAGTGACAAAAACTCAGCGGACAAGTACGAAGCTTGTATTGCAGAGACCCAAGAAACTGAGAAGGTTGCGATAGAGAGCATGGAAATAGCGAAAAAGGATGGAACATGTGTGAATGTCAGTGATGATTCTGGTGCAAAGGGAAGTGATGGCAAAGGTGTCTCTAATGCCGAAAATGTTAAGGAGGATGAACTGATTTGTAGACCTCTTACGGACAAGAAAGATGTTAGTTCTCTGAAGTTGGAGAAAGAGTATGGAGACGAAAGTAGCCGTGTTGCTGATGTCACTAATCCAAGCCCCAGTGTATCTGGCAGAGCAaaaaatgaagaagaagaagaagaagaaaaagaagaaaaagaagaagaattaaTCAAACATGAGTCAGATCAAAGTATAATTGCTGCACCTGACGGCCCTCTTTCAACAACTGGAAGAGCCAGTCAGTTGCGCGATAGAGGTTTTGATGACGATATAAAAGTTGGTAATGAAGCTGGTGAGACTGGGCCACCTGAGAATGGAGACGATAACACTGGTACGGGGATGCATGATTATTCAATTGATACTGAAGGTAATGCAATTGGAAATATCGAGAAACGAAAGGACGACACGGCTGATAAGGAAGAAATGGATGTTGGAGAGAGAACAGAACCATCTAAAGAGTGTGAAGAATTAAACCGTGAGGACAAATCATTATCTGAAACAGCTAAAGACAACTGCTTGGATACAAGTGTTGAGGGCAAAGAAGTGGCTACTGTACATTTTCAAGAAGGAGCAAAGCCTCAGACGACAGGTGGAAACCCAGATAAGACCGTGTCAGACCAGAATAAACGACCATCGGTGTCGTTGAGGTGTGAGGAGCATTTGTCTTCAGATGATGATGAGCGTCTATCTGTTCCACAGCCGTCTACGTGTTTACCACCGGTTATCAGCAAGACACAGGGAATCCAAACTATAGAACAGCCTACAATCACAACACGTAGCGCCCATTGCCAGGCAACCTCAGTCAAAGCCACCATTATTGCCAAGGGCACGTCCTCTCAGAACAATCAACAGGTGATGGTTGCCAAGACGACCACTGGACAGATGTACCTCATCCAAGGCAATATACTTGTGCCTGTGCAGTCGCTGAACCCAAAATCTGCAGAATCTTCAATTAAAGCTAACTCAAAG gtAATAATCGTAAATCCAGTGAAAATGGGAGCGGAAGCAACGAAGCCACCACACACCACAACTAAAAGTTCTGAGGGAAAAGCAAAGAGCGAAAGTGACTCATCGAAAACCACAGATAAGGAGAAGTTAACCAAGGAGCGGATAGCACTTGTGGGTAACGAGGCGGGTGTGGAAAGGATTGTTAATACGGACGCTTCGGGGAATCTCAAGAACGAACCGAAAAAAACCTTGGAGACGTCGGCATTAGTTGTAGGATCCAAAACGCCACTATCGCAAGCAGTACAAACTACTGCAATCGAGAAGGACAGAAGTGTTAGCAAAACAGAAACCTTGACTGGAAAAAGCCCAAAAAGTTCTCCCGTAAAACAGAAGACAATTTCATCTCCGAAGAAGAGTGGAGCGTCTAGCGACGACTCGATTAGGACCGAGCAAAAATTCACCGGTAGGGGTCGCCCACCCGGAAGCAAGGATAAGCAAAAGCGAAAAGCATTCGTTCATCAGCCGAAGCGAAAAGGAGATGACTTAGATGCTTCTTTGGACGAGCCTTTGTCGAAGCGCAAATTCTTAAAAACTGCAAGTGTTGTAAAAGAAATGGCCTCCTCATCATCAGAGCCTTCGACTGGCTCGAAAACGCCTGTAGTTATAGATATTCCCACGGTCAATGCGAGTAAACCTCCGAAGAAACGTAAAATTTCGAGCTCTAGCTCGCCTGTAAAACGAATTTCTACAAGGCCTCGAGGAGGCGTTGATGGGGACTCCTGGGTTTGCTCTCTTTGTGGAAAACGCAGTGGCTCTAACTTGTTAGGTGATCTTTTCGGACCTTATAAAGCAAAGTTCACTAAGGAGAAAACGGAGAGTTCTCCTGTTAAAGACAGCAAATCTCCTCAAAAGTTGTCGTTATCTGGCCGGAAGTCGTATACAGCTTCCGATGCGTCAGCTGACCGGAAGTCGAATTCCAGCGCGGACGTTAGGGAGGAAGTAGAAACGTGCGATGTGGACTTGTGGTTACATCGGGACTGTGGCGTTTGGTCACCCGGTGTGTTTATGCTCGGCAGAACCGTTCATGGATTGGAACAAGCAGTAGAAAGCGCCGCACAACAC aaaTGTACCAGGTGTTCCGAAGTTGGGGCCACCCTGGCCTGCTTCAAACGAGGTTGTAACGAAATGTTTCACTACGCATGTGCGAGAGATTCAG gtTGTTCCTTCATCGAGGATAATTTTACAATATTTTGCTCAACACACAAG TGCTGA